One Buchnera aphidicola (Anoecia corni) genomic region harbors:
- a CDS encoding glutamine--tRNA ligase: MKNTYNNNFIEKIISKDLKNKIHKKIRTRFPPEPNGYLHIGHAKSIYLNFYLAKKFNGRFHLRFDDTNPIKEKISYVKAIKKDLTWLGCIWDGSEKYTSRYFNYLYEYAIELIKKGLAYVDKLKKNEIKKYRGTLIKPGTNSPYRNHTIEENLFLFKKMKNGEFSEGNACLRAKIDMKSSFIVMRDPILYRIIFSNHHQTTNTWCIYPTYDFAHCISDAIEHITHSLCTLEFQDNRRLYNWILDNISIKYKPKQYEFSKLNIEYSVLSKRKLKTIIEKKIVNNWDDPRLLTISGLKRRGYTPESIKNFCMKIGITKQENSVQLSLLESCIRSDLNVRAPRIMAILDPIKIIIYNMNDSQKEIITVPNHPNNKKMGNRKYIFSKEIYIDRSDFNEKKSNNNIKLSYGTFIRLRYAYVITVTEIKKDNFGKIVCLICKYDKNTFRKNPTKYRISGIIHWIAKENILNAVFNIYKPLFRIKKPDLEKTYLPFINENSLVKKNGIVEKSIIFNSKNNFYQFERVGYFCIDKDSLDKLNVKNHIITFNRIVTLKERKNNKLLKKQQR, from the coding sequence AAGATTTAAAAAATAAAATTCATAAAAAAATACGAACGCGATTTCCTCCTGAACCTAACGGTTATTTACATATTGGTCATGCCAAATCTATATATTTAAATTTTTATCTAGCAAAAAAATTTAATGGACGTTTTCATTTAAGATTTGATGACACTAATCCGATAAAAGAAAAAATATCTTATGTAAAAGCTATTAAAAAAGATTTAACATGGTTAGGATGTATATGGGATGGAAGTGAAAAATATACTTCTAGATATTTTAATTATTTATATGAATATGCTATAGAACTGATTAAAAAAGGTTTAGCTTACGTTGATAAACTAAAAAAAAACGAAATAAAAAAATATCGCGGTACATTAATTAAACCAGGAACTAATAGTCCTTACAGAAATCACACTATAGAAGAAAATTTATTTTTATTTAAAAAAATGAAGAATGGCGAATTTTCTGAAGGAAATGCATGTTTACGTGCTAAAATAGATATGAAATCTTCATTTATAGTAATGAGAGATCCTATTTTGTACCGTATTATATTTTCGAATCATCATCAAACTACAAATACTTGGTGTATTTATCCTACTTATGATTTTGCTCATTGTATATCAGATGCTATAGAACATATTACACATTCTTTGTGTACTTTAGAATTTCAAGATAATAGAAGACTATATAATTGGATTTTAGATAATATATCTATTAAATATAAACCTAAACAATACGAATTTTCAAAATTAAACATAGAATATTCAGTCTTATCTAAGAGAAAACTGAAAACTATTATTGAAAAAAAAATAGTAAATAATTGGGATGATCCAAGATTACTTACTATTTCAGGATTAAAACGAAGAGGATATACTCCTGAATCGATAAAAAACTTTTGTATGAAAATCGGAATTACTAAACAAGAAAATTCAGTTCAATTATCATTACTAGAATCTTGTATTCGATCAGATTTAAACGTGAGAGCTCCTAGAATAATGGCTATATTAGATCCAATTAAAATAATAATATACAATATGAATGATTCTCAAAAAGAAATTATAACTGTTCCCAATCATCCTAACAACAAAAAAATGGGAAATAGAAAATATATATTTTCAAAAGAAATATATATAGATAGATCTGATTTTAATGAGAAAAAAAGTAATAATAATATAAAATTATCTTATGGAACGTTTATTCGACTTAGATATGCGTACGTTATTACAGTTACTGAGATTAAAAAAGATAATTTTGGTAAAATTGTTTGTTTAATTTGTAAATATGATAAAAATACGTTTCGTAAAAATCCTACAAAATATCGTATTAGTGGAATTATTCATTGGATTGCAAAAGAAAATATTTTAAACGCTGTATTTAACATTTATAAACCTTTATTTAGAATCAAAAAACCTGATTTAGAAAAAACATATTTACCATTTATAAATGAAAATTCATTAGTAAAAAAAAATGGAATAGTAGAAAAAAGTATTATTTTCAATAGTAAAAACAATTTTTATCAATTTGAAAGAGTAGGATATTTTTGTATTGATAAAGACAGTTTAGATAAATTAAATGTAAAAAATCATATAATTACTTTTAATAGAATAGTTACATTAAAGGAAAGAAAAAATAATAAATTGTTAAAAAAACAACAACGTTAA